The following are encoded in a window of Methylocystis rosea genomic DNA:
- a CDS encoding bifunctional folylpolyglutamate synthase/dihydrofolate synthase translates to MDQHDAILSRLLTLHPKRIDLSLGRTERLLAALGRPELRLPPIIHVAGTNGKGSTIAFLRAMLEAAGKRVHVYTSPHLLRFNERIRLGADGGGTLVDDERLKAALERCEQANAGQPITFFEITTAAAFLLFAEAPADWLLLETGLGGRYDATNVISQPKCAVITSISLDHLEFLGDTVEKIAYEKAGILKKDAPAVIGFQSEPVARTLEREARRVGASPIVAGRDFHISNENGRLVYEDERGLLDLPLPRLAGRHQHENAAGAIAALRAVAPEIPAAAIEAGLTRAEWPARLQRLIRGRIVDLAPPGAEVWLDGGHNEDGGRVLAEAMAEFHDKAPRPLALICGAQTTKDIRALLKHFVGLAREVVAVPVEGEHKSWPPEDVANLARAEGMPGAAASGVEEALALLSTRSFDAPPRVLIAGSLYLAASVLAANGSVVE, encoded by the coding sequence ATGGATCAGCACGACGCGATCCTGTCGCGACTCCTCACGCTCCATCCCAAGAGGATTGATCTGTCGCTGGGGCGCACGGAGCGGCTGCTCGCCGCGCTCGGCCGACCGGAGCTCAGACTGCCGCCCATCATTCACGTCGCCGGCACCAACGGCAAAGGCTCGACGATCGCCTTTTTGCGGGCCATGCTCGAAGCCGCCGGCAAGCGCGTGCATGTCTACACGTCCCCTCACCTGCTGCGCTTCAATGAGCGGATTCGTCTTGGCGCCGACGGCGGCGGAACGCTTGTCGACGACGAACGTCTGAAGGCGGCGCTCGAACGCTGCGAACAGGCGAACGCTGGGCAGCCGATCACCTTCTTCGAGATCACGACGGCGGCGGCCTTTTTGCTCTTCGCCGAAGCGCCGGCCGACTGGCTGCTGCTCGAGACGGGCCTCGGCGGGCGCTACGACGCGACCAATGTCATCTCGCAGCCCAAATGCGCCGTCATCACTTCGATCTCCCTCGACCATCTCGAGTTCCTTGGCGATACGGTCGAAAAGATCGCCTATGAGAAGGCCGGAATATTGAAGAAGGACGCGCCGGCCGTGATCGGCTTCCAGTCGGAGCCCGTGGCGCGAACGCTGGAGCGAGAAGCGCGACGCGTCGGCGCGTCGCCGATCGTCGCCGGTCGAGACTTCCACATCTCTAACGAGAATGGTCGCCTCGTTTATGAGGACGAGCGCGGCTTGCTCGATCTGCCGCTGCCGCGGCTCGCCGGACGCCACCAGCATGAAAACGCCGCCGGCGCGATCGCCGCTCTGCGCGCCGTCGCCCCGGAGATTCCGGCCGCGGCGATCGAAGCGGGGCTGACGCGCGCCGAATGGCCGGCGCGACTGCAGCGGCTCATACGCGGGCGCATCGTCGATCTCGCGCCGCCCGGCGCCGAGGTGTGGCTCGACGGCGGCCATAATGAGGATGGCGGCCGCGTTCTGGCCGAGGCGATGGCGGAGTTCCACGACAAGGCGCCGCGCCCGCTGGCCCTGATCTGCGGCGCGCAGACGACCAAGGATATTCGCGCGCTGCTGAAGCATTTCGTCGGACTGGCCCGCGAGGTTGTCGCGGTGCCGGTCGAGGGCGAGCATAAGAGCTGGCCGCCCGAGGATGTCGCGAACCTCGCCAGGGCTGAGGGGATGCCCGGCGCGGCGGCGTCCGGCGTCGAGGAAGCGCTCGCGCTCCTTTCGACGCGCAGTTTCGACGCGCCGCCGCGCGTGCTCATCGCAGGCTCGCTCTATCTTGCCGCCTCGGTGCTGGCGGCCAACGGCTCGGTGGTGGAATGA
- the trpA gene encoding tryptophan synthase subunit alpha produces MRTRIDDRFAALKKEGRAALVTFVMAGDPDLATSLDILRGLPGAGADVIEVGMPFTDPMADGPAIQAAGLRALKAGTTLKKTLKLVADFRAEDDATPIVLMGYYNPIYVYGVDAFLRDARNAGVDGLIVVDLPPEEDSELCTPAREAGLNFIRLATPTTDDKRLPKVLENTSGFVYYVSLTGITGAALADYAGVSQAVARIKRHTALPIAVGFGVKNAENAAELARNADGVVVGTALVQALKASLDAEGRAGPSSVGAVTGLVASIAEGVRDARPKGGVMSWLTRLVS; encoded by the coding sequence ATGCGCACCCGCATCGATGATCGCTTCGCCGCCCTCAAAAAGGAAGGGCGCGCCGCCCTCGTGACCTTTGTGATGGCGGGAGACCCGGATCTCGCGACGTCGCTCGACATCTTGCGCGGCCTGCCCGGCGCCGGCGCGGACGTCATCGAGGTCGGCATGCCCTTCACCGATCCGATGGCGGATGGACCGGCGATCCAGGCGGCGGGCCTGCGCGCGCTCAAGGCGGGGACCACGCTCAAGAAGACCTTAAAGCTCGTCGCCGACTTTCGCGCCGAAGACGACGCCACCCCCATCGTGCTGATGGGCTACTACAATCCGATTTATGTTTACGGCGTCGACGCCTTCCTGCGCGACGCCCGGAACGCCGGCGTCGATGGCCTGATCGTCGTGGACCTGCCGCCGGAGGAAGATTCGGAACTCTGCACCCCCGCGCGGGAGGCCGGGCTGAATTTCATCCGCCTCGCAACGCCGACGACCGACGATAAGCGGCTTCCCAAGGTGCTCGAAAATACCAGCGGCTTCGTCTACTATGTGTCGCTTACCGGCATCACCGGCGCGGCGCTTGCCGACTACGCTGGCGTCAGTCAGGCTGTGGCGCGCATCAAGCGGCACACGGCGCTGCCGATCGCCGTCGGATTCGGCGTCAAAAATGCGGAAAACGCCGCCGAGCTCGCCCGTAACGCCGATGGCGTCGTTGTCGGCACGGCGCTGGTCCAAGCGCTTAAGGCCTCGCTCGACGCGGAGGGCCGCGCCGGGCCTTCGAGCGTTGGCGCTGTGACGGGGCTCGTCGCGTCCATCGCCGAAGGCGTGCGCGACGCCCGCCCTAAGGGCGGCGTGATGAGTTGGCTGACGAGGCTCGTGTCATGA
- the accD gene encoding acetyl-CoA carboxylase, carboxyltransferase subunit beta, with translation MNWYSNVVPPKIKALIKREAPENLWVKCPESGQLVFHKDIEANLYVVPGSGYHMRCPVETRLASLFDDAECELIPTPEAPLDPLKFRDIKRYVDKLKEYRVKTGMADAVTVAFGNLEGSPVTVAVQDFEFMGGSLGMAAGEAIIAGCEYALAKRTPFVIFTASGGARMQEGMFSLMQMPRTTIAVQRLREARLPYIVVLTNPTTGGVTASYAMLGDVQIAEPGAIIGFAGARVIEQTIREKLPEGFQRAEYLRDHGMVDMVVPRQELRETLARLCGLLTKSPPRRAAA, from the coding sequence ATGAATTGGTATTCGAACGTCGTCCCGCCGAAGATCAAGGCGCTGATCAAGCGCGAAGCGCCCGAAAATCTCTGGGTGAAATGTCCCGAGAGCGGCCAGCTCGTCTTCCATAAGGACATCGAGGCCAATCTCTATGTCGTGCCCGGCTCGGGCTACCACATGCGCTGTCCCGTCGAGACGCGGCTCGCCAGCCTTTTCGACGACGCCGAATGCGAGCTGATTCCGACGCCCGAAGCGCCGCTGGATCCGCTCAAGTTTCGCGACATCAAGCGTTACGTCGACAAGCTGAAAGAATATCGGGTCAAAACCGGCATGGCGGACGCCGTGACGGTCGCCTTCGGCAATCTCGAAGGTTCCCCGGTCACCGTCGCCGTTCAGGATTTCGAATTCATGGGCGGCTCGCTCGGCATGGCGGCCGGCGAAGCGATCATCGCCGGCTGCGAATACGCCCTCGCCAAGCGCACGCCTTTCGTGATCTTCACGGCGTCTGGCGGCGCGCGCATGCAGGAGGGCATGTTCTCGCTCATGCAGATGCCGCGCACGACCATCGCCGTGCAGCGCCTGCGCGAGGCGCGCCTGCCCTATATCGTCGTGTTGACCAATCCGACGACCGGCGGCGTGACGGCGTCCTACGCCATGCTCGGGGACGTGCAGATCGCCGAGCCCGGCGCGATCATCGGCTTCGCCGGCGCCCGCGTCATCGAGCAGACGATCCGCGAGAAGCTTCCTGAAGGCTTCCAGCGCGCCGAATATCTGCGCGATCACGGCATGGTCGATATGGTGGTGCCGCGTCAGGAGCTGCGCGAGACGCTGGCCCGCCTGTGCGGTCTCCTGACCAAGTCGCCGCCGCGACGCGCCGCCGCCTGA